Within the Buteo buteo chromosome 2, bButBut1.hap1.1, whole genome shotgun sequence genome, the region CGTGCCATACTGGGCCTCCTCGGGCCGGGCTGTAtaccgggccgggcggggctgTGCCCTGCTATACGCTGCTACCCCGTGCCATGCCGTGCTCTATATCGTGCCACGCTCTGTGCCCAGCTGTGCCGCGCTATACCAGCCGTGCCGCGCCGTACCGTGCCACGCAGCACACCTGCCGAGCGCGGCCCTTCCCCAGCTGCCGCTCCAGAAACCACGTGCCCGGGAGTTGGGCCGTGCTTTGCCTTCCCCTCCTGAGGCCCACGCCTGCTTTGGGGTGCTCCCCGCAGCGTGGTGGGGCCCCCCGCGGCTGGGCTAGCCCCCCGTTCCCGCTGGCATGCGTGGCAGCCGGGGTGCTGCTCCCGTCAACCGGTTCCTGTCAGGAGCAGGAGCTTCCGTACCCCGTGGTGGTGCTATGACCCTGGCGGAGGGGGGATCCCTTGGGGGTCTATCCCGGCTGCACTCTTGTCGTGAGCACCGTGGGGGGCTGTGGCCGTGGCCATCCCTCTGACGAGCCCCATCCCTTGCAGGTGAAGAGGAAGCTGAACTTGGAGACGGATCACCAGTACATAGCAGAGAGCCTGCCGGTGGGCCGGGGCAAGGCCAGAAACCCCTCTAAAGGTActggctctgctcccccaaccccccaccccaagccagcccagcccagagcagggtGTCCGggagccctgctctgctgcccacAGGCTGGGCTGCAACTCCGGGCTTGTCCCTGGCAGCTCCTCCCTGTCCCTTTGTGTCAGTTTGGAGAGGCTGCTCCTGGGACCAGGCTGGTTTTGGCCGCTCTTTCCAGCCCGTGCTGCTGTCCCCCTGGGCTGGTGGCATGGTTGTCCTGCCTGTCTGCTGGGCACCACACTGGCTCCATCCCTCCCTGTGGGATGGAGTTGTAGCCACCGGCATGGTGTCAGTGCAGGCCCAGGCGGACCCTCCATCATCTCCCCGCTGACCCTTGCCTGGCACCTTGGTGTCACAACTGAGCTTGTGGTCACGGCTGGGCACAGGTGTCAGAGCCCGCACCAGGTCCTGCAGCATCCTTCCCATGGAAGATATGAAGAGCTCGCCCCGTTGCCCTGAGAAACCAGATGGGTTTCAGGGTGCTGGTCTTGGTCCACGAGCCATCtgtgagctgggggggggatgttTTGGGACTTCTCAGCTCCAGCACTGGTTTCTCTTGTGGCTAAATCACACTTGTCCTCGGTGGCTGGCAGGGGCAAAGTCTCCTGGGGAGAAGTCCCGCTATGAAACCTCGCTGAACCTCACCACCAAGCGCttcctggagctgctgagccagTCGCCTGATGGCGTGGTGGACCTCAACTGGGCGGCCGAGGTCCTGAAGGTGCAGAAGAGGCGCATCTACGACATCACCAACGTCCTGGAGGGCATCCAGCTCATCACCAAGAAGTCCAAGAACAACATCCAGTGGCTGTACGTCTCTGGGCTGGGCTTGTGGGGCTGTGCCTGGCTGTCCGCTGGGATGGGGGAGCTGCCTGGGCCAGGCTTGGAGTGGAGCAGGGTCTTGCTGGGATGGAGAAGTGCAGAGTGGTGTCACTGGAGCATCTGCTCTGGGTTCGAGTGGGGTCCCCCTTCACATGGTCCACAGCCCTGGGTGAAGGCTGTGCTCAATTGCAGGTGGCTCCCAAGCAGCATTGGTATTCCTGTGTTGTCTGTGAGTTTCCCTCAGGCTCCCTGGGCTGATTCTGTGGGTATGGGGTGGGATTTAGCCTGGCCCAGGTGGGGACAGTCACGgtgtggggcagagggagctgtGAGGTTAGGCTTCTGATGGCTGCGGTGCTCCTCAGGGGCAACCAGGCCACCGTGGGGGCCCCCGGCCAGCACCGgctgctggagaaggagctgcgGGAGCTGCAGGCGGCCGAGCGGCAGCTGGACAACCTCATCCAGACGTGCACGGTGCAGCTGCGCCTGCTCACTGAGGACCCTGCCAACCAGCAATATCCTTTGGTGCAGGGCCGGGATGGGgccggctggggggggggagcagttGAGCCCCGAGGTGCACCCAGCAGCATTGCAAGTCAGGGCGCTTTGCCGCCTGCCCCGCTGCTGCACGAGAACATCCCTGTGTCTGCTCCTTGACCCACCACACCGCAGCCTACGTGACCTGCCAGGATCTCCGCAGCATTGTGGACCCCTCAGAGCAAATGGTGATGGTTATCAAAGCCCCCCCGGAGACCCAGTTGCAGGTCTCGGACCCAGCGGAGGTAAGCTGGGGCCACCCTCTGCTCCTCATGTCTGCACAGCCCTCAGCAAAGCCCGGTCCAGGCTCCCCGGGCATCCTTGCACCTCCTTATCTCGCTCCTCTCCCCTTATCCCAGGCTTTCCAGGTCTCCGTGCGAAGCACTCAGGGCCCCATCGACGTCTTCCTCTGCCCCGAGGACAGCTCGGGGGTCTGTAGCCCCGTCAAGAGCCCCTTCAAAGCCCCCGCAGAGGAGTCATCTCCCAGCCATTCGCAGCCCAGAGCTTCCCCGCTCCTGCATCCTGCCCAGGATGTGAACATGCCGCTGCTGCCCGGAGAGCAAGGTGggcggctggggctggggacaggggtgCTGGCGTGGTGGCAGGGTGGCTCTGGCCAGGGGTTCTTGCTGTGTTTGCAGCTGTGAGCCCCTCTGCTGTCAGCACAAGCAAGGAGCTGGGGTGATGCTTGCGCACCTCAACAAGGCAGGAAGGCAGGTTCTCCTGCATAGCCAAAAccttttttggggttttttttggcaagtATTGTGGAATTTACAGCTGCTTCCCATCCTCACAGAAACACTGCTGC harbors:
- the E2F1 gene encoding transcription factor E2F1 isoform X2, with protein sequence MEDMKSSPRCPEKPDGFQGAGLGPRAIWAKSPGEKSRYETSLNLTTKRFLELLSQSPDGVVDLNWAAEVLKVQKRRIYDITNVLEGIQLITKKSKNNIQWLGNQATVGAPGQHRLLEKELRELQAAERQLDNLIQTCTVQLRLLTEDPANQHAAYVTCQDLRSIVDPSEQMVMVIKAPPETQLQVSDPAEAFQVSVRSTQGPIDVFLCPEDSSGVCSPVKSPFKAPAEESSPSHSQPRASPLLHPAQDVNMPLLPGEQETLLPGTSTLPSKCPVEEVSLSPLASMDALLEQSREDFSGFLADEFINLSPPQAQDYHFGLEEGEGISELFDCDFGDFTPLDF
- the E2F1 gene encoding transcription factor E2F1 isoform X1 — its product is MAAAAGGAAGLAALLGSASPHLLIVSAAEEPAGSGHPDADLLLFATPQPARPGAAPRRPALGRPPVKRKLNLETDHQYIAESLPVGRGKARNPSKGAKSPGEKSRYETSLNLTTKRFLELLSQSPDGVVDLNWAAEVLKVQKRRIYDITNVLEGIQLITKKSKNNIQWLGNQATVGAPGQHRLLEKELRELQAAERQLDNLIQTCTVQLRLLTEDPANQHAAYVTCQDLRSIVDPSEQMVMVIKAPPETQLQVSDPAEAFQVSVRSTQGPIDVFLCPEDSSGVCSPVKSPFKAPAEESSPSHSQPRASPLLHPAQDVNMPLLPGEQETLLPGTSTLPSKCPVEEVSLSPLASMDALLEQSREDFSGFLADEFINLSPPQAQDYHFGLEEGEGISELFDCDFGDFTPLDF